One window of the Sphaerochaeta associata genome contains the following:
- a CDS encoding MFS transporter produces MAKAQKRGLKGYYLTTFLIGLGFFTMGLMDPLYDTYVPIFLARFVESKALIGSIMTFDNMLAIFLIPVFSAISDRTHTRIGRRMPFIVICLPVTAVAFGLIPISALFSLWLLIVLVFVLNLFKQAVRGPVVALMPDMIPGDLRSEANGVINTMGGIATIVGTVGLARLMDIPINLPGLGPTKEILAFPISSLLVLLAVILLFFFVKEKKAVEHAQTEKKVPILSSLKVIFGEQDRSALFILFSLLFWFIGYQGILPFVGLYSKDILKTSSGTASLAAGMVGIAYAIFAIPSGIVAHRIGRKKTIRISLSVLVVLLAGIFFHDPLTAHLSAALRQYTFWALLFCFGIFWVSVVTNSFPMLWQMSTYQTVGIYTGLYYFFSQLASIISPPITGAFIDFFGFRAIFLYGSISMLVAFLLMGKVTRGEPEDDATEN; encoded by the coding sequence ATGGCCAAAGCACAGAAACGAGGTCTGAAGGGGTACTACCTGACCACCTTCCTCATCGGGCTCGGATTCTTCACCATGGGATTGATGGATCCTCTGTATGACACCTATGTTCCGATTTTCCTGGCACGATTTGTCGAGTCGAAGGCCTTGATCGGCTCCATCATGACCTTTGACAATATGTTGGCCATATTTCTCATACCGGTGTTCAGTGCGATAAGCGACAGGACCCATACCAGAATCGGGCGCAGGATGCCGTTCATCGTCATCTGTCTGCCGGTCACAGCTGTTGCCTTCGGCCTGATTCCCATCTCCGCCCTCTTCAGCCTTTGGCTGCTCATCGTCCTGGTCTTCGTACTCAATCTGTTCAAGCAGGCTGTAAGAGGACCCGTTGTAGCCCTCATGCCCGATATGATCCCCGGCGACCTTCGCAGTGAAGCAAACGGGGTCATCAATACCATGGGAGGCATCGCAACCATCGTCGGTACCGTCGGCTTGGCACGCTTGATGGATATTCCCATCAATTTGCCGGGCCTGGGACCTACAAAGGAAATCCTTGCATTCCCCATCTCATCGCTGCTCGTATTGCTGGCAGTCATCCTGCTCTTCTTTTTTGTGAAGGAAAAAAAGGCAGTCGAACATGCGCAAACGGAGAAGAAGGTTCCGATATTGTCATCCTTGAAAGTAATCTTCGGTGAGCAGGACAGGAGTGCACTCTTCATTTTGTTCTCCTTGTTGTTCTGGTTCATCGGCTATCAAGGAATATTGCCGTTTGTCGGTCTCTATTCAAAGGATATCCTTAAGACCAGCAGTGGAACGGCGAGTCTGGCTGCCGGGATGGTCGGTATTGCCTATGCAATCTTCGCCATTCCATCGGGAATTGTGGCTCATCGCATCGGAAGAAAAAAGACCATCCGCATCTCTCTTTCCGTTCTGGTGGTGCTTTTAGCGGGAATTTTCTTCCATGATCCGCTTACTGCACACCTCAGCGCGGCACTCCGCCAGTATACATTCTGGGCGCTTTTGTTCTGCTTCGGCATATTCTGGGTATCGGTGGTGACCAACAGTTTCCCGATGCTTTGGCAGATGTCGACGTACCAAACCGTGGGAATCTATACCGGTCTGTACTATTTCTTCAGCCAGCTGGCCTCAATAATCTCACCTCCGATTACCGGAGCGTTCATCGATTTCTTCGGATTCAGGGCGATATTCCTCTATGGTTCGATCTCCATGCTGGTTGCCTTCCTGTTGATGGGCAAGGTGACGCGTGGAGAGCCGGAGGATGATGCAACAGAGAACTAG
- the hcp gene encoding hydroxylamine reductase, which produces MDSKMFCFQCQEAARNFGCTQVGVCGKQPATSNLMDLMIWVTKGLSQVATRLRAEGKQIDKDVNHIVTYNLFQTITNANFDDDKVVERILLTIAAKEQLLATLADKNNLSTAALFNNADVSTYAELAKTVGVLAESNEDVRSLKELITYGLKGVCAYTKHANNLINENEELDAFIQKALSDLLEVKSVDELVALTLETGKWGVAGMALLDTANTSTYGHPEITKVKLGVGKNPGILISGHDLRDLEMLLEQTQGTGVDVYTHSEMLPAHYYPAFKKYPNFYGNYGNAWWMQKKEFESFNGPILMTTNCIVPPAQSYKPRLFTTGATGFPGCKHIAGNIGEQKDFSEIIALAKTCPAPTQIEDGELVGGFAHEQVFALADKVVDAVKSGAIKKFVVMGGCDGRSKSRDYYTEFAKALPKDTVILTAGCAKYKYIKLNLGDIGGIPRVLDAGQCNDSYSLALIALKLKEVFGLDDINDLPIAYNIAWYEQKAVIVLLALLYLGVKNIHLGPTLPAFLSPNVANVLVENFGIAGISSVEDDLKVLVG; this is translated from the coding sequence ATGGACAGCAAGATGTTCTGTTTCCAGTGTCAGGAAGCCGCCCGGAATTTTGGATGTACCCAGGTCGGTGTTTGCGGCAAGCAGCCTGCAACCTCAAATTTGATGGATTTGATGATCTGGGTAACCAAAGGCCTGAGCCAGGTTGCCACCAGACTTCGTGCCGAGGGCAAGCAGATTGACAAGGATGTAAACCACATTGTCACCTACAATCTCTTCCAGACCATTACCAACGCCAACTTTGACGATGACAAGGTAGTGGAACGTATTCTGCTTACCATTGCTGCAAAGGAGCAATTGCTTGCTACGCTTGCTGACAAGAATAATCTCAGTACTGCAGCCCTGTTCAATAACGCTGACGTTTCCACCTATGCAGAGCTTGCCAAGACGGTTGGAGTTCTCGCTGAGAGCAATGAGGATGTGCGCAGCCTCAAGGAGCTGATCACCTACGGTTTGAAGGGCGTTTGTGCATACACCAAGCATGCCAACAACTTGATCAATGAGAACGAAGAACTGGATGCTTTCATCCAGAAGGCTCTTTCTGACCTGCTTGAAGTCAAGAGCGTCGATGAGTTGGTGGCCCTTACCCTTGAGACCGGTAAATGGGGTGTTGCAGGCATGGCGCTGCTCGATACCGCCAATACCAGCACCTACGGCCATCCCGAGATCACCAAGGTCAAGCTTGGAGTCGGCAAGAACCCCGGCATCCTGATCAGCGGTCACGACCTCCGAGATCTGGAGATGCTGCTTGAGCAGACACAGGGAACCGGAGTCGATGTATACACACACTCCGAGATGCTTCCCGCCCACTACTATCCTGCTTTCAAGAAGTATCCAAACTTCTACGGCAACTACGGCAACGCGTGGTGGATGCAGAAGAAGGAGTTCGAATCCTTCAATGGTCCTATCTTGATGACCACCAACTGTATTGTTCCCCCGGCCCAGTCCTACAAGCCTCGCCTGTTCACCACCGGGGCCACCGGGTTCCCGGGCTGCAAGCATATTGCCGGCAACATCGGCGAGCAGAAGGACTTCAGCGAGATCATCGCCTTGGCAAAGACCTGCCCGGCTCCGACTCAGATCGAGGACGGGGAACTGGTCGGCGGTTTCGCCCACGAGCAGGTATTCGCCCTTGCCGACAAGGTTGTCGATGCTGTGAAGAGCGGTGCGATCAAGAAGTTCGTGGTCATGGGTGGTTGTGACGGCCGTTCCAAGAGCAGGGATTACTATACCGAATTTGCAAAGGCTCTGCCCAAGGACACCGTAATCCTCACTGCAGGGTGTGCCAAGTACAAGTACATCAAGCTCAACCTTGGTGACATCGGCGGCATCCCCCGTGTATTGGATGCCGGTCAGTGCAACGACTCCTATTCACTGGCACTCATCGCCCTGAAGCTGAAGGAAGTCTTCGGTTTGGATGACATCAACGATCTGCCGATCGCTTACAATATTGCCTGGTACGAGCAAAAGGCTGTTATAGTGCTGCTTGCACTGCTTTACCTTGGTGTGAAGAACATCCATCTCGGACCCACGTTGCCTGCATTCCTCTCTCCGAATGTAGCAAATGTGCTGGTTGAGAACTTCGGCATTGCTGGAATCAGCTCGGTAGAGGATGATCTGAAAGTCTTGGTTGGTTAA
- a CDS encoding DUF1302 family protein — MNIRQKTFVVFLFLVLAVLPAIPANSTFSGMVRDYAAVRLESLDMPVHEQTMDAFYEHSTDMGKLTLHPVVYSNPNKALQLNLAEAYFDFYLENADVRVGKQKVIWGEAEGAFITDLVSPRDMRSFILADFSEIRKAVPAIKVDYYAGPYTMQGIWVTHFIPTSLPASNSMWAQTPTLPFPPAITSVSFTDSAMPETTLENSEFFLSLGRFGNAVSWKLNGGYVFTDEPLASEVTAPDPATRVISQRYERYSFIGGSFNTALGGLVLRGETALALDKPMNSLDTSKNPPITIEKHTQVQALVGLDWNMLGSQWSTQYLMVYTHDHTASLVSQMKPVKEFAHTFTFRMQDTFFDEQLTVRLFTYIEVEPLNTLLRPSISYNFGNGVLLEGGLDVFLGDKDGTFGTYASNSLAWAALRWYF; from the coding sequence ATGAACATAAGACAGAAAACATTCGTAGTATTCCTTTTCCTCGTCTTGGCAGTTCTGCCTGCCATACCAGCAAACAGTACATTCAGTGGAATGGTCCGCGACTATGCTGCAGTACGGTTGGAATCACTGGATATGCCAGTCCATGAACAGACGATGGATGCATTCTATGAACATAGTACAGACATGGGAAAGCTTACCCTTCACCCGGTGGTGTACAGCAATCCCAACAAAGCCTTGCAACTCAATCTGGCCGAAGCATACTTTGACTTCTATCTGGAAAATGCAGACGTGAGAGTGGGAAAACAGAAGGTCATATGGGGAGAAGCCGAAGGAGCATTCATCACCGACTTGGTGAGCCCAAGGGACATGAGGTCTTTCATTCTTGCCGACTTCAGCGAGATCCGCAAGGCGGTGCCCGCCATCAAAGTGGACTATTATGCAGGGCCGTACACGATGCAAGGCATCTGGGTTACTCATTTCATTCCAACATCCCTACCCGCTTCCAACTCCATGTGGGCGCAAACACCTACGCTTCCATTCCCGCCTGCAATCACATCGGTGTCCTTCACAGACTCGGCCATGCCTGAAACGACGCTCGAAAACAGTGAATTCTTTCTCTCCCTCGGTCGTTTCGGCAATGCCGTAAGCTGGAAACTAAACGGAGGCTATGTGTTCACTGACGAACCCTTGGCGAGTGAGGTAACCGCTCCCGATCCCGCCACACGGGTGATTTCCCAACGGTATGAACGCTACAGCTTCATCGGTGGCAGCTTCAATACCGCCTTGGGAGGTCTCGTACTCAGGGGAGAGACTGCGTTGGCATTGGACAAGCCGATGAACAGCCTTGATACATCCAAAAACCCTCCGATCACGATTGAAAAGCATACCCAGGTGCAAGCCTTGGTCGGCCTCGATTGGAACATGTTGGGATCCCAATGGTCAACCCAGTACCTGATGGTGTACACCCACGATCACACCGCTTCCCTGGTTTCCCAGATGAAACCAGTCAAGGAATTTGCACATACATTCACCTTTCGGATGCAGGACACCTTCTTCGACGAGCAGTTGACAGTACGACTGTTCACCTATATCGAAGTCGAACCACTCAATACACTCCTGCGTCCATCAATTTCGTACAACTTTGGCAATGGCGTACTCTTGGAAGGCGGCCTGGATGTATTCTTGGGAGACAAGGACGGGACGTTCGGAACCTATGCTTCCAATTCGCTGGCCTGGGCCGCTCTACGTTGGTATTTCTAG
- a CDS encoding outer membrane lipoprotein-sorting protein, protein MKNHKQHRRIFLVLALVLGMSALFAADYSGEQVMWEVYNRDSGDTMRANLIMTLTNARGSVRERSIVQYRMDKEGVESKLMFFLSPNDVRNTSFLSLSYEDGRSDAQYIYLPALKRVKRIASDSKNDSFMGSDFTYDDMGSRHPDLDTHTVLRKELIQEKSTLVVESIAKGDEDYPRTLSWVVEGEWFGLKKEFYRQDGTLGRTLSIEAFEEVDGIYVITDMIMKDWEKQTSTRIQMKEVAFNLDFDDNFFTERQMKIGPRG, encoded by the coding sequence ATGAAAAATCACAAACAACATCGACGTATTTTCCTGGTTCTGGCACTTGTGCTGGGAATGTCTGCCTTGTTTGCCGCCGACTATTCCGGCGAGCAGGTAATGTGGGAAGTGTATAACCGCGACAGCGGTGATACCATGCGTGCAAACCTGATCATGACCTTGACCAATGCCAGAGGCTCGGTTCGCGAACGAAGCATCGTCCAATATCGGATGGACAAAGAGGGAGTTGAGAGCAAGTTGATGTTCTTCCTTTCCCCCAACGATGTGCGCAATACCAGTTTTCTGAGTCTCAGCTATGAGGACGGCCGCTCAGATGCACAGTACATCTATCTTCCTGCGCTGAAGCGGGTCAAGCGAATTGCATCCGACAGCAAAAACGACTCATTCATGGGCTCGGACTTCACCTATGACGATATGGGAAGCCGCCACCCTGATCTCGATACCCATACCGTACTCAGAAAGGAACTGATTCAGGAAAAGTCCACACTCGTAGTGGAAAGCATCGCAAAAGGAGACGAAGATTATCCACGCACTCTTTCCTGGGTGGTCGAAGGAGAGTGGTTCGGCCTCAAGAAAGAGTTCTACAGGCAAGATGGGACTTTGGGGAGAACATTGAGCATAGAGGCGTTCGAAGAAGTCGACGGTATCTATGTGATCACCGATATGATCATGAAAGACTGGGAAAAACAGACTTCAACACGAATACAGATGAAGGAGGTTGCGTTCAATCTCGACTTTGACGACAACTTTTTCACCGAACGACAAATGAAAATTGGACCGAGAGGATAA
- a CDS encoding cupin domain-containing protein produces the protein MFKNFKAAEVHAFADLVQYQEGQVVSKTFAQDKHHSLTLFAFEKGEEISTHASGGDALVIALDGVGEVTIDGKKFTLGAGESILMPSNVPHAVYAPERFKMFLVVSF, from the coding sequence ATGTTCAAGAATTTCAAGGCTGCCGAAGTGCACGCGTTTGCCGATCTGGTCCAGTATCAGGAAGGACAGGTGGTCAGTAAAACGTTTGCCCAGGACAAGCATCACAGCCTTACGTTGTTTGCTTTCGAGAAAGGGGAGGAGATCAGCACCCACGCCAGCGGCGGGGATGCCCTGGTCATCGCCTTGGATGGAGTAGGGGAAGTGACGATTGACGGCAAGAAGTTCACCTTGGGTGCCGGCGAATCGATTCTCATGCCCAGCAACGTCCCTCATGCCGTATATGCACCAGAACGTTTCAAGATGTTTCTGGTAGTCAGTTTCTAA
- a CDS encoding manganese efflux pump MntP family protein, giving the protein MGILELLLVATGLAMDAFAVSLCKGLRMRRINYAQAVVIALFFGVFQALMPLLGWTLGIQFERYITSVDHWIAFILLSVIGSKMLYDSLTEDPSCPVQTVDRLDLKELLLLAIATSIDALAVGITLAFLKTDILLSVSLIGIVTFSLSLLAVAIGNRFGNRLQSKAGIAGGVTLILIGLKILLEHLGVVTF; this is encoded by the coding sequence TTGGGAATCCTAGAACTCTTGTTGGTCGCCACCGGCCTTGCCATGGATGCTTTTGCCGTATCCTTGTGCAAAGGATTGAGAATGAGGCGCATCAACTACGCCCAAGCCGTCGTGATCGCTCTCTTCTTCGGTGTTTTTCAGGCCCTGATGCCGCTGCTTGGATGGACGCTGGGCATCCAGTTTGAACGATACATTACTTCAGTAGATCATTGGATAGCATTCATCCTGTTATCCGTCATCGGCTCGAAAATGCTGTACGACTCCCTTACAGAAGATCCATCCTGCCCCGTTCAAACGGTCGATCGACTCGATCTGAAAGAACTGCTGCTGCTGGCCATCGCCACGAGCATCGATGCATTGGCAGTGGGAATAACATTAGCCTTCCTCAAGACCGACATCCTTCTCTCCGTATCCCTGATCGGAATTGTCACCTTCAGCCTCTCCTTGCTGGCGGTGGCAATCGGAAACCGATTCGGCAACCGCCTGCAAAGCAAGGCAGGTATCGCAGGCGGGGTGACTCTCATACTCATAGGTCTGAAAATCCTGCTCGAGCACCTGGGTGTTGTCACGTTCTAG
- a CDS encoding TetR/AcrR family transcriptional regulator: MQTPRQLELIEAAIKLTATDGIQKLTIRNVASAIGVSEAAVYRHFESKHELLKAILAYLNAMLSPRFDALFESEAPEFEALRAFFSELFTLLEHNTAFTLLLFAEETFNVDPQLQTELLSLMEGNLARLVQFFEKAIEKSACRSDLDPRQLAVITFGSIRLSVSRWHLQGASTSLTNQATPIVNTLITLFSVM; this comes from the coding sequence ATGCAAACCCCCAGACAGTTGGAATTGATAGAAGCAGCCATCAAGCTCACCGCTACCGATGGAATTCAGAAACTTACCATACGAAACGTTGCATCGGCAATCGGCGTCAGCGAGGCGGCGGTCTATCGCCATTTTGAGAGCAAGCACGAACTTCTCAAGGCCATTCTGGCGTATCTCAATGCAATGCTTTCACCCCGATTCGATGCCCTGTTCGAATCTGAAGCACCTGAGTTTGAAGCGTTGCGTGCATTTTTTTCTGAACTTTTTACCTTGTTGGAGCACAATACAGCCTTCACCCTCTTGTTGTTTGCAGAAGAAACCTTCAATGTGGATCCGCAGCTGCAAACTGAGTTGCTTTCCCTCATGGAGGGCAATCTGGCTCGCTTGGTTCAATTCTTTGAGAAAGCAATTGAAAAAAGTGCCTGCCGTTCGGATCTCGACCCCCGCCAGCTTGCCGTCATCACCTTCGGTTCAATTCGTCTTTCTGTTTCCCGCTGGCACCTGCAAGGAGCGAGCACCAGTCTCACCAATCAAGCCACGCCCATCGTCAACACGCTTATCACCCTGTTCTCCGTAATGTAA
- a CDS encoding efflux RND transporter permease subunit — protein sequence MKFIIALAKRPYALLLLLLVLSILFAVSISQTASLETDLSEYMPKTHPAFIASDDAEQLFGIGDAILIVLEDPQGIYNSETIEKIDAITKALEEDFEAIERVISLTNADNIQSTDGFLEVEPFFSGNTSEKALLSMKADVEANPMIYGRNVSRDGTATLIIAELGEDADTKALQKTLQQWIGQWEGPQKLRIAGRPVIEGSLAELGPKDMAIMFPLVILTMIILLYFLLRSVRDTVLNMVIVLFGTLLAFGSMTLLGIPIYAVDTMIPVMLIAIGVAYGIHMHNTIHHLIAEFPTIGKDELARKSVQTMIRPIFMTALTTAIGFVALMSSKVLPVRYFGLFAAIGVLGEMVLALLLFPASIYLLGVPKYKQNIQNLSKPSAMTRLNALIMNRPKFLVILSMIILAVGIWGTSKVWIDTSFLANFEKNNSIVETDQYVNAKFGGTSTLNVILTSENEDLFKDPQVLQTMDSMQTDLESNAIVGNTLSLATFIKQMNQVMEEHADASFSIPDSQELISQYLLLYEFSGDPQTLEQVIDYTYSTANITVQLKSDSSAVLKDVLTTIDSYQEAFSKFGIEVGYAGSGYKTFVFSELLLEGQIISLIISFGIIFGLLALLFHNVRIGIVGTVPIAITAIVNFGVMGLLNIPLSSATALITSIAIGIGVDYAIHFLEHYTNTRLEGKTLEEATVETLLHTGRAIVFNAIAVMGGFAILLFSVFPPNRQVGALIILNMATSAIATLTVLVVLIHHLDRNNHLFSKHITTISQRSIT from the coding sequence ATGAAATTCATCATCGCTCTGGCAAAGCGTCCCTATGCTTTGCTGCTCCTGCTACTTGTGCTCTCAATCCTGTTTGCCGTCTCAATCTCGCAAACGGCAAGCCTTGAAACCGACCTGAGTGAGTATATGCCCAAAACGCATCCGGCCTTCATTGCAAGCGATGATGCCGAGCAGCTTTTCGGCATCGGTGACGCAATACTCATCGTCCTTGAAGACCCTCAAGGAATCTACAATTCCGAAACGATTGAGAAAATCGATGCAATCACCAAGGCCTTGGAAGAGGATTTTGAGGCAATAGAACGTGTAATATCTTTGACCAACGCCGATAACATACAAAGCACTGACGGTTTCTTGGAAGTTGAGCCTTTCTTCTCGGGCAATACCAGCGAGAAAGCCTTGCTATCCATGAAGGCCGATGTTGAAGCAAATCCCATGATCTACGGCAGGAATGTAAGCAGGGATGGGACAGCCACGCTCATCATTGCCGAATTGGGTGAAGATGCAGATACCAAGGCTCTGCAAAAAACGCTGCAACAGTGGATAGGACAATGGGAAGGTCCGCAGAAGCTGAGAATTGCAGGCCGTCCGGTCATCGAGGGATCCCTTGCCGAATTGGGACCGAAAGACATGGCGATCATGTTTCCCTTGGTCATTCTTACCATGATTATTCTACTCTACTTCCTGCTTCGCTCAGTCAGAGACACGGTCCTGAACATGGTCATTGTACTTTTTGGTACTTTGCTTGCGTTCGGCAGCATGACCCTCCTGGGCATACCAATCTACGCAGTGGATACCATGATTCCGGTCATGTTGATTGCCATCGGAGTCGCCTACGGCATTCATATGCACAACACCATCCATCACTTGATAGCTGAATTTCCTACTATCGGTAAGGATGAGCTTGCAAGAAAATCGGTGCAGACGATGATCAGACCGATATTCATGACTGCTCTCACCACAGCCATCGGATTTGTTGCCTTGATGAGCAGCAAAGTGCTACCAGTACGATATTTCGGTCTCTTTGCAGCCATCGGGGTTCTTGGTGAAATGGTACTTGCATTGTTGTTGTTTCCCGCCTCCATCTACCTGCTGGGTGTTCCCAAGTACAAGCAAAACATACAAAACCTGTCAAAACCTTCGGCTATGACACGGTTGAATGCTTTGATCATGAACCGACCGAAATTCTTGGTAATCCTTTCAATGATCATTCTTGCAGTCGGCATCTGGGGAACCAGTAAGGTCTGGATCGATACAAGCTTTTTGGCCAATTTCGAGAAGAACAACTCCATCGTAGAGACCGATCAGTATGTGAATGCCAAATTCGGCGGGACCTCAACTTTGAATGTCATCCTCACCTCCGAAAACGAAGATCTATTCAAAGATCCACAGGTATTGCAAACCATGGACAGTATGCAAACCGACCTGGAATCGAATGCTATCGTAGGCAATACCCTTTCTCTTGCTACGTTCATTAAGCAGATGAACCAAGTCATGGAAGAGCATGCCGATGCCAGTTTCAGCATTCCGGATTCCCAAGAACTCATCAGCCAATATCTGTTGCTGTACGAATTCTCCGGCGATCCCCAAACGCTCGAGCAGGTGATTGACTATACCTATTCCACAGCAAATATCACAGTACAATTGAAGAGCGACAGCTCGGCCGTCCTCAAGGACGTGCTTACAACCATCGACTCCTATCAAGAAGCGTTCAGCAAGTTCGGCATCGAGGTAGGGTATGCAGGAAGCGGCTATAAGACATTTGTCTTCAGCGAGCTGTTGTTGGAAGGGCAGATCATCAGCCTGATCATCTCGTTCGGCATCATCTTCGGTCTGCTTGCCTTGTTGTTTCACAATGTACGAATCGGTATTGTCGGAACCGTTCCCATCGCCATCACGGCAATCGTCAACTTTGGAGTCATGGGCTTGCTCAATATCCCGCTCAGCTCGGCCACTGCCTTGATCACCAGCATAGCCATAGGCATCGGCGTCGATTATGCCATCCACTTCCTTGAACACTACACCAATACCCGCCTCGAAGGAAAAACCCTTGAGGAGGCGACTGTAGAAACGCTGCTTCATACCGGCAGGGCCATTGTCTTCAATGCCATTGCTGTGATGGGAGGCTTCGCCATTCTTCTCTTCAGTGTTTTTCCTCCCAATAGGCAGGTAGGAGCCTTGATCATCCTGAATATGGCCACCAGCGCCATCGCAACGCTTACCGTCCTGGTGGTGTTGATCCATCATCTCGATCGCAACAACCATCTCTTTTCCAAACATATCACTACCATTTCACAGAGGAGCATCACATGA